The DNA region GGTGATGCAGTACACAACCCTGCCCAGGGAACAGAAAATCTACGAGGGCCACCGCCGGTTCCTGGATGTCCAGTTCATCGCCGGGGGCGGGCCCGAGGCCCTGTACTACGGCCCCGCGGCCGAGGCCCCGGAAGCCGAGGCCTACGACGCAACCAAGGATTTCGTCAAGTTCGACCCCGCGTACGGAAAGTCCATGGTGGTGCTGCGCAAGGGCGAGTTCGCGATCTTTTTCCCGGAGGATGCCCACATGCCGGGCGCCATGTTCGAAAGCCCCGCCGAGGTGAAAAAGATCGTGGTCAAGGTGCGCCTGAGCTGACAGCCGCGGCTGTTTTCAGTTCAACCAGTAAAATTATAGACTTATTTCAACCAGTGTGAGGCATCGATGAACGAACCCCTGCCGAATATCTCCCAGCTCGACAGCCAGGGCAAGGAGCTATCTTTTGTCACCGTGATCGGCCGCGACCAGAAAGGCATTGTGG from bacterium includes:
- a CDS encoding YhcH/YjgK/YiaL family protein, which encodes MIAAQLADSARYENVVPGLDKAFAWLRANAANPPVDGRYEIDGDRVFALVMQYTTLPREQKIYEGHRRFLDVQFIAGGGPEALYYGPAAEAPEAEAYDATKDFVKFDPAYGKSMVVLRKGEFAIFFPEDAHMPGAMFESPAEVKKIVVKVRLS